A single Sulfurimonas aquatica DNA region contains:
- a CDS encoding NADH-quinone oxidoreductase subunit M gives MLDHILSILIFFPALAGVFGFMIHKDGMRAYGTAVAAIEFALSLWLWFAFDSTVSGMQFMENIPLVPAFGINYILGVDGISLFIIILAAFFTMIGIASLTDTPNVKNMIITLLFLQMTMIGVFAALDAIVFYVFWELSLVPMLYIIGAWGGPLRIYASVKFFLYTFAGSLVMLVGMLFMAYFFYQATGVWSFAILDWYRLILPESFQLWLFAAFFIGFAIKVPMFPFHTWLPYAHGQAPTIGSVILAAILLKMGTYAFIRFSLPLFPDASVFFMFPIAIIAIIMIIYTAMVAYAQEDVKQVVAYSSVSHMGVIVLGTFALNVEGISGSIFLMIAHGVVSGALFLLVGVIYDRRHTKLMSEFGGLAHVMPRYATIFGLMLMASVGMPLTINFVGEFLSLLGFYQQSHILTLLAGIAIIVGAIYMLAAYKKMFFGDVTNEKNKNLPDVSKRELLALIPLSIITVWLGIYPKPILGPINTSVESVVQLMHNKATTQEAKSRIPSVITITHGTQASAKEAH, from the coding sequence ATGTTAGATCACATTTTATCGATTTTAATTTTCTTTCCAGCACTCGCAGGTGTGTTTGGTTTTATGATCCATAAGGATGGAATGAGAGCCTATGGTACTGCAGTTGCAGCTATTGAATTTGCTTTATCTTTATGGCTATGGTTTGCATTTGACTCAACTGTATCTGGTATGCAGTTTATGGAAAACATTCCTTTAGTTCCAGCATTTGGAATTAATTACATTTTAGGTGTAGATGGAATATCTTTATTTATTATTATTCTTGCAGCTTTCTTTACAATGATTGGTATAGCGTCTTTAACGGATACTCCAAATGTTAAAAATATGATAATTACGCTTCTATTTTTACAGATGACTATGATTGGCGTATTCGCAGCTCTTGATGCAATTGTATTTTATGTCTTCTGGGAACTTTCACTTGTACCAATGCTTTATATCATTGGTGCATGGGGTGGACCTTTACGTATATATGCATCAGTTAAGTTTTTCTTATATACTTTTGCTGGTTCATTAGTAATGCTTGTTGGTATGTTATTTATGGCTTACTTCTTTTATCAAGCGACAGGTGTATGGTCATTTGCTATTCTCGACTGGTATAGATTGATTTTACCTGAGTCATTTCAGCTTTGGTTATTTGCTGCATTTTTTATTGGTTTTGCGATTAAAGTGCCAATGTTTCCATTTCATACATGGTTACCATATGCACACGGTCAAGCTCCAACAATAGGTTCAGTTATACTTGCAGCAATTCTACTTAAAATGGGTACATATGCATTTATCCGTTTTTCACTACCACTGTTTCCAGATGCATCTGTATTTTTTATGTTTCCAATAGCTATTATTGCTATTATAATGATTATATACACTGCGATGGTTGCTTATGCACAAGAGGATGTTAAACAAGTTGTTGCTTACTCATCAGTTTCACACATGGGTGTTATCGTTCTTGGTACGTTTGCATTAAACGTTGAAGGTATTTCAGGTTCTATTTTTCTAATGATCGCTCACGGTGTTGTATCGGGTGCACTATTTTTACTAGTTGGTGTTATATATGACAGACGTCATACGAAGCTTATGAGTGAGTTTGGTGGTTTAGCGCATGTTATGCCTAGATATGCAACAATCTTTGGTCTAATGTTAATGGCTTCAGTTGGTATGCCTCTTACGATTAACTTTGTAGGTGAGTTTTTATCTCTCTTAGGATTTTATCAGCAGTCACATATCTTAACTCTTTTAGCAGGTATTGCCATTATAGTTGGTGCTATATACATGTTAGCGGCATATAAGAAAATGTTCTTCGGAGATGTTACAAATGAGAAGAATAAAAATCTTCCTGATGTTAGTAAACGCGAATTACTAGCACTTATTCCACTCTCTATTATTACTGTTTGGTTAGGTATTTATCCTAAGCCTATACTTGGACCAATAAATACATCAGTTGAGTCTGTAGTACAATTAATGCATAACAAAGCAACAACGCAAGAAGCTAAAAGTAGAATTCCTAGTGTAATAACGATAACTCATGGTACTCAAGCTTCAGCGAAGGAGGCACACTAA